A region of the Bryobacteraceae bacterium genome:
GCCGGCGGGGCGATCTCCACCGGCTCGCCCCGCTGGAGCGACAGCCAGTAATCGTTGGCGATCTCCGGCTCGACGCCGAAGACGCGAATGTCCGGCCTCAGCGACCTGGCGGCAATGGCGCAGCCGGCCAGCAGCCCGCCGCCGCCCAGGCAGACGACGAGCGCGTCCAGGTCCGGCTGCTGCTCCAGCAGCTCCAGCGCGCATGTGCCCTGGCCGGCGATGATCCAGGGGTGATCGAATGGCGGGACCAGCGTGGCGCCGGTCTCGGCGGCGATCCGCCGCCCGATCTCCTCGCGCGACTCCCGCAGCCGGTCATACAGGACGATGCGCGCGCCCTGGGCGGCCGTGGCCTCGACCTTCGAGCGGGGCGCGTCCTGCGGCATCACCAGCGTGGCGGCGATGCCCGCGTGACGCGCGGCGATGGCCACCGCCTGCGCGTGGTTGCCGGACGAATAGGCCACCACGCCGCGCCGGCGCTCCGCTTCCGGCATCGAAAAGATGAAATTCGCCGCGCCGCGGATCTTGAAAGCTCCGCCTTTTTGCAGGTTTTCGCACTTGAAGAACGCCTGAATTCCCGCTTTTTCGTCGAAACTGCGCGAACGCCATACTGGCGTGCGCTGCGCAAGCGGCGCAATGCGTTCTGCCGCCTGCCGGATCGTATCCAGAGTGATTTCTTCCATCAATAGCCGGCTTTCTTGTCGACCAGGTTCCGCAGCGGCTCGCCGCGCGTGAAGCGGTCGAAGTTGTCCACGAAGAGCTGCATGGCCTCGTCGAGCCAGGTGGGCGTATTGTCGGCGCAGTGCGGGCTGAGCAATACGTTGTCCATGGCCCACAGGGGATGGTCCGGCGGTAGCGGCTCTTCGGTGTAAACGTCCAGAACCGCGCCGCGGATGCGGCGCTCGCGGAGGGCCTCGAGCAGCGCCTGCTCGTCGACCACCGGACCGCGGCCCACGTTGATCAGCACCGCGTTCGGCTTCATCCGCCGGAACTCGGCCTCGCCCACGAGCCCGCGCGTCTGTTCGGTAAGCGGGGCGCTCACCAGGATGTAGTCGCTCTGTTCGATGATCTCGTCGAACTCCTCCCGGGGAGACAGCCGCCCCACGCCGACGACCTTCATTCCGAAGGCCGCCGCCAGCGCCGCCGCAGCGCGCCCGATGGAACCGTGGCCAATGATGCCAAGGCGCTTCCCATGGAGCTCTTCCACCACGAATTTCTCCCAGCGCCGCTCGTGCTGCTGGCGCCGCATCCGGCAGATGTCCTTGGCGAACCAGAGCATGCCGGCGATGACGAACTCGGCCAGCGAGCGCGCGAAGACGCCGCGCCCGTTGGTCAGCATCACCGGACTTTCCAGCAGGGCGGGGAAGAGAAGTCCGTCGAGCCCTGCCCAGAGCACGTGAACCCACTTGAGCCGCGGGGCCATCAGGAACACCTGCTCGAACAGCTCGCGCGGCGCCGCCCCCACCAGCATCACATCGGCCTCGGGCGCCAGGTTCTGGAAAGCTTCCGGGACGAGTCCCGCGGCGATGCGCGTGTTGGGAGGCAGCCGTTCCAGCCACCGCAGATGGGGGGCGGCCGGATCGTTCAGCACAAGCAGCGTGTGGCTTTTCATGTCTTGCTATTCAGGATAAACCGGCGGCGCGTCCGTGTTGCCGCGGCGGCCGCGGTACGGGAAACTGAAAACGTGAGCGAGTTCTGCACCTGTGGCGCGAAGCTCGTGGAGGGCGCCCTGTTCTGCCACCGCTGCGGCCGGCCCGTCCGCGAGCCGGCGCCGGCGGAGCCGGATGAGCCCGCGGCGCAGGAGGAGTCCGCCGCGGCGCCCGCAGCCCCGCCCGCTGGCAAGGGTCCGGCGCCGGAGCCCGAAAGCGTCTCCTTCCAGGGCGGGACCGCGGTGCGCGTGGGCTTTCTGGTGGCGGTGCTGGTTCAGTTGGCCTCCACGCTGAGCGCGCTGGCCGGAGCCTCCATCCTCATGCCATTGCTGCTGCTTGGCGGGGGGTTCTATGCGGCGGTGCTGTACATGCGAAGGACGGGTTCGCCGCTCACCATCATCGAAGGCGCCCGCGTGGGATGGATCACCGGCATCTTCACCTTTGTCATCGCCACGGTGTTCTTCACCGCCGGCATGGCCGCGCTCACCGCCAGCGGCGACCTCGGCAGGGCGTGGGAGGAGAGCCTTCAGAAAATGAATCTCTCCTCGGAGGCCATCGAAAAGTTCCGAAAGATGATTTCCGACCCGAAAACCTTCGCCTTTACCCTGATCGCCGGGCTGATTTTTCAGTTCTTTTTCCTGACCATCTTCTGCTCGCTCGGCGGAATGCTCGGCGCGCGCCTGCGCAGCGGCCGCCATCTGTCCTAGCGGTTGTCCTGGATCCTCTTCACGATCCCCACGCCGGTGAAGATGACCGCCATCGCCAGCGCCTCCCGCCAGCCGAAGGGCTCCCGGTAGAAGACCCAGCCGAGGATCACCGCCACCACCGGATTCACATAGTTGTACAGCGAGACCACGGCCACGGGCAGCCGCTCCAGCGCGACAACGTAGCTCGAGTAGCCGACGATGGATCCGAAGGTGACCAGGTAGAGGAGGGCAGCGAGTCCGCGGGGAGAAAAGTGGATCTCGCCCGGAAACAGCAGCGCGAGGGGAACGAAGGCCAGCCCGGCGGCCAGTTGCTGGACGCCCCCGGCGACGATCGGATGCGCTTTCGCCGGCAGGCGCTTCTGGAGCAGCGAGCCCAGCGACCAGCTTGCGCAGCCAGCCTGAAGCACCAGCGCTCCCTGGATCATGGCCGCACCGGCGGCGCCGCCCGCCAGGGCGCCGGGCCCCACCAGCAGCCCCACGCCCAGCAGCCCGATCAGCATGCCGGCCAGCGTCGGCCCGTGCAGAGGCTCGCGCGGCGGCAGCAGCGCGTTCAGGCCCACCATCCAGAACGGACTCACGGTGATAATGAGCGCTGCCATGCCGCTGGGGATCCAGGTCTCGGCCAGCACCAGCGCGCCATTGCCCAGGCCGAGAATCATCACGCCGTAGAGCGCCGTCAGCGCCAGTTCGCGCCCGCGCGGCAGCCGGGCTCCCATCGCGATCGCGCCGAGCAGAAGGATGCTGCCAGAGAGCAGGAACCGCACCGCCACCAGCGTCATCGGCGGCCACATTTCGAGAGCCATCCGGATGCCGAGGTAGGTGGTGCCCCAGAAAAAGCAGACCGAAATCAGCGCCGCATAGGCCCAGAATTGCGGAGAGCGCCTCAAACGGACAGATTAGCACCGCCTCGCCGGTTCACGATAAAATGACGCGTTGATCCTCACGCTGACAGCCAACCCGGCCATCGACCGCAACGTGACAGTGGACCGGCTTGTGTTCGATGACCGCGCCTACATTCTCGACACCCGGAAATCGCCAGGCGGCCGCGGCATCAACGCCTCCTGCGTGATCCACGCCTATGGCGGCCAGACGCTGGCCATCGCGATCTCCGGCGGGAAGGCGGGCCGGCAGTTTGAGGAGTATCTGTCCTGTTGCGGATTCCCGTGCGAGCTGGTGCGCATCCGCAGCGAGATCCGCATGAACCTGACGATCTCGGACCGCCACGGGCTCACCATCAAGCTGAACGAGATCGGCCCCGAACTCAGCCCGGCCGAGGTCACGCGCCTGGAGAAGGCAGTGCGGGCCCGACTGAAGGGTTCGTCATGGCTGATGCTGTGCGGAAGCCTCCCGCCGGGCGTTCCGGCTGACTTCTATGCCCGCCTGATCCGCGCCGCCGAAGAGGCGGGCGTCCAGACGCTGCTCGATGCTGATGGCGACCCGCTGGAGGCGGCGCTGGAAGCGAAACCTACCGTGGTCACGCCGAACCAACAGGAAGCCGAGCGCCTGCTGAACCGGGCGCTGTTGACGCGCGTGCATTTTCTGGAAGCGGCCGAGCGGATCCGCGGCATGGGGGCCCGCAACGCCGTGCTCTCGCTGGGCGCCCGTGGCGCCGTGGGCGCCTTTGAGGACGGCTCGGTGTGGCAGGCCGTGCCTCCGCGCGTTGACGCGCTCTGTCCCATCGGGGCCGGCGACGCGCTGGCCGCTGCTTATGTCTGGGCGCTGACCCGCGGGACGACGAAGCCGGAAGCGTTGCAATGGGGCGTTGCCGCCGGCACGGCCTCGGCCCGGCTGCCGGGCGTGAGCTTCGCCACGCTGGAGCAGACGCGCGAGATCTTCGACCGCGTCACCGTTCAGCGCGCCGCCTGATCCGGCGGCGTGGATTCGCGGCCAGGCTCCTGTTCTGAATCCGCTGATTCCTGCTTTCTGCCCTTCCCCAGCAGTCCGTGGGGCTTGATCCAGTACACAAGCGCCATGCCAGAGATGACGCCGAGCATCAGGAAGGTCGCCACCGAGCCGATCACCAGATAGTCAAGCCGGGTTCGCGGCGCCGGCGTCAGCCGCAGGCCCAGTGCCACCGCCAGCGCGAAGGTCGCCACGGCGGCGCAGACAACGGCCAAGACGTTCTTTGCCGCAGTGCTCATCGGCTCTGATTCTAGCAGGCCGTGGAAATGGTGCCCTCGGGGCGGCGGGGATTTCCTCGGGCGGCTAGTCGTATTTTTCGGCGAGGATCTGCTTCCTGTCGAAGCCGCGCTGTTTCAGCATGGCTCGTACCTCATCCACCATCTCCTTCATTCCACAGATGTAGACGTCCAGGCCGCTTCTCCCGCCGAGAGCGTCGTCGAGGTGCGCCTGCACCCGGCCGACCCTCCCCTGCCAGCCAGGCGATGGCCGGGTCAGTGTTGGCAGATAGCGGAAGCGCGGGTTGCCGGCCGCGAGCCGCTCGAATTCTTCCCGATACAGGAGCCCCTGCTCGTATCGCGCGCCAAACAGCAGCGTGATGCTGGCGCCGCTGTCCACGACTTCAGGCGCCTGAAGGTAGGCGCGGAACGGCGCGATGCCGGTGCCCGTTGCCACGAGCACTGCGTCGCGAAACGGGCGCCGGGGCGTGAAGTAACCGAGCGGCCCCTGCATCTCGACCCTTCCGCCGGGCTCCAGGGCAAACAGCCACGGCGAGAACAGCCCCTCCCGCACGCGGTTCAGGCAAAGCTCGAAGCGGTTGCCGCTCGGCAGCCCGGCCAGCGAGTAGGCCCGGGTCACCCTGCGGCCGTTCACTTCGCCACGGAATGAGACGAACTGCCCGGGTTCGGCGCGAAGCTGGGCCACTTCCGGGACTTCAAATACGAAGTGGCGCACCTCCGGCGCGATTTCCGTGTACGAAACCAGAACGGCGTCCATGCGATCCTACCGGATCGGATGCGTCAGATGATCAGGGGATTCGGCTGCCGGGCCGTCCGTGCCGGCAACAGCGAAAACAGGCTGGTGAGAAACGCCTTTCCCCTGCGCCGACGGTTATTCGTCTGCCAGGCCATCCGCTGCCAGAAAACCAGGGCGCCGAACACGTCCTGGTCGCGGATGGCGTGTACGCCGGTCTTCTGGGCGGCCCGTTCGCGCGCCGCCTCCATTTCCTTACGGAAACGGTCGGCGATGGCCGCGGCGATCAGGTTTGAGGGGCGCGTTTCGTAAATCAGACCGCTAGCCGACGTCCGGTACGTCCGCGTGAGAGCCTCAAGCGCGTCCCGAAGGTCGCTGTCCACGGCGCCCGGGGCCTCCGTCGCCGCCAGAAGCAGAAAGTGTCCGGCCAGCAAAACAAGTGAATCGTGCTCACGGAGCCAGTGCGAGCTGATCTCCACATCGGCGTGGGGCAGCGTTGCGGGATCCGGCTCGGGGATTTTCTCGTGCTGGCGCGCCTCGACGAGATGGGGGCAGTCGAGCGGGCAGTCGATGGTCTCTTCCCGCTGCGAACCGCAGCAGACGGCGCAGATGTCGCGCCCCAGCGCCGGGCAGGCGCGGCGCGGCGGCCTCGACTCGCACAGGCAGCATTTGGCGCGCGGCATGATTTTTATCGTATCATCGGGCCGATGAAGGCCGTCGATATCTACCTGAAAGTGGAGACCGACCTCGACGAAAGCGAGAATCCCCAGAAATTCGCCGCTGAACTTTGCCGCGCGCTCGAGCGCATCTATGGCGTGCGGCGCGCCGAAGTGATGAGCCTGCACGAACACGAGCCGCGGGCAAGCGCTTAGGATCCGTGTCGTTCTACCGCAGCAGCCTGGCGGCGGTGCGGCGGAAATAGCCGTCCGTCATTCCCGCAATGTAATCACAAACCACGCGGTGCACCGGGAAATGCTCGAGTCTTTTCTGGTGATTTTCCGGTAATTCCTCCGGATGATCCATGAAAAACTCGAACAGGGCGCCGATCTGTTCCGTTGCGTGGCGGCGCTCTTCGGCCAGCATCGGGATGGAATACAGGTGGTTGAACAGAAACCGCTTCAGCCCGCGGTTCACCTCCGCCGCTTCGGGCGTCATGCCGGCCAGCCGAGGCAGCCGCCGCACGTCGTCCACCGTGGCGGCGCCGCTTGCTTCGGCGTTCGCCGCAGTGCCTTCGATCAGCGCCGTGGCCAGCAGGTCGATGAGCCGCCGCACGGATTCGAAAAAGATCTCGCGCTCGCCGGCGGCGGGAAACGCGCGGCGCAGCCCGTCGATGATCGCCTGGTAGCCGGGAACTTCCGCCGCGATCTGTTCCATCGTGAACAGGCCCGCGCTCCAGCCGTCGTCGAGGTCCGCCGTATTGTAGGCGATCTCGTCGGCCAGATCGATCAGTTGCGCTTCCAATGGCGGCCGCAGTCCGGGAAGGAATTCGTCGAGCTCGGGATTCTCGCCGGGCTCGAAATCGCGCGAGTGTTTCACGATTCCCTCGCGGACCTCGAACGTAAGGTTCAGTCCGGGGAAGCGCGCGTAGCGCTGCTCGAAGGACTCCACCAGCCGCAGGGCGTTGACGTTGTGGTCGAAGCGCTCCCCGTAACGGCGCATCTGCCGGTCGAGCGCCTCCTCGCCGGAGTGGCCGAACGGCGGATGTCCGATGTCGTGCGCCAGGGCCAGCGCCTCTGTCAGGTCCTCGTCCAGCCCGAGCACGGACGCCACCGTTCGCGCGATCTGCGTGACCTCGATCGTGTGGGTCAGTCGGTTGCGGAAGTGGTCGCTGAGCCGTTCGCTGAAGACCTGCGTCTTGTCTTCCAGCCGCCGGAAGGCGCGGGCGTGAACAATGCGGTCGCGGTCGCGCTGGAATTCGTTACGGTACGGGTGAGGGGGCTCCGGATGGCGGCGCCCCCGCATGGCTGTGTGCGGGAAGCGGAGCCGCGAAAGCCTCACGTGCCCTGCTTGCGGCTCATTTCCGTCAGCAGCGTGCCGGCCGCACGACCCACCGCGCCGGGCCGCGTCTGCAACGGCGTGACCAGTTTGCGCGCTTCCTCAGGGCGCGACTTCATGAGCAGTCTGGCCAGTTCCAGCGTTGCCTGTTCTTTCGTGACCAGCACGGTCGGCCGGTCCATCAATCCGCGCAGCAGCTTTTCGGCGTCTCCCGTTCTGCCCTGCAACGCGTAAAGCTGGGCCAGCGAAAGCCTGGCGAGCGAAGCATATTCGCGGCTTGCCTTCTCGGAAGCTTCTTTCAGGTAGCGTTCGGCTGCGGACAGGTCGCCTTGATCGGCGGCATTGGCGCCCAGCAGGTAGGTTGCGATGGCGGCCTCGTCCGTGCCGGGATACTTGCGAATGAGCTCATTACAGCCCTTGACGATGGCGTCGTTCTTTTCCTGCTCCGTTCGGAATGCCTTGAATTCGGCCGGCGGAGGATCGATGACCGGTGCGTTGTAGATTTCCAGTACGGTGGCCAGCGCCGTCTGACGCTCCGCCTTCTTCGCGCGCATCCAGGCGTAGCCGGCGCCGGCGAGAATCAGAATGACCAGCGCGATGGAGCCGTAACGGATGAGCGCCTGGCGGTGCTCTTCGAGGAAATGTACGGTCTGACCGACTTCCTCCACAAACCGGTCGGTCTTCAATTCATGCCTGGTCAGTCGGTCCACAATGTTTCTCCAGTGCTCAAATACTTCAGTTTAACATGCACGGCTTTGGCGTCCCGCGGCCGGCAGGAATCAACGACAATGGTGATTACAGCCCGGAGATCCGCCATGGATTCAGTGTGGTTTGAGAACGTGAACCGCCGCGTCACCCGCCGGACGGTTTCGGTGGCCGCGGCCACCCGGCAGAGCCTGGCCCAGGCGTGCACGCAGTCGCTCGAACGCGCCGGCGAGGCGCTGCTCGATCTCCAGAAGCCGGAAGGATACTGGTGCGGCGACCTGCTGGCCGATACAACGCTCGAATCCGACTACATCCTGCTTCAGCTCTGGCTGTACCCGCCGGACGCCACCGGGTGGCATCCGCCCACGCTGGAACGCGTGCGCAAGGCGGCGCGCTCCATCCTGCGCCGGCAGTTGCCCGACGGCGGCTTTGACATTTACCCTGGCGGTCCCGCCGACCCGAGCGCCAGCGTGAAGGCCTACGCCGCGCTGAAATTGGCCGGGATCGATCCTGAAAGCGCGGAAATGCAGCGCCTTCGCGACTGCATCCTCCGTCTCGGCGGCGTGCAGGCGGCCAACAGCTACACCAAGATCAACCTGAGCCTCTTTGGGCTCTACCCCCGCGAGCACGTGCCGACCATCCCGCCCGAGCTCGTGCTGCTGCCCGGCGGCGTGCTTTACGAGATGTCTTCGTGGACGCGCGCCATTGTCGTTCCGCTCTCGATTGTGCAGTCGCGCGGCGGCACGCGCCCGGTGCCTCCGGGCTTCCATCTGAACGAGATCATCGCTCCGGGGAAAAGCTTCCGGTTGCCGCGGCGGGACAAGCTCTCGTTCCTGTTTCTCGGCATCGACCGGGGACTGAAAATCTGGCAGGACCGTGGCAATGCGCGAGTGAAGAACGCGGCCATCCGGGCGGCGGAAAAATGGCTGATCGATCACACGCGCTGGAGCGAGGGGCTGGGCGCCATCTACCCCTCGATGATGTACCTGATCATGGCGCTGGACGCGCTCGGTTATCCGCGCGACCACCCCGATCTGGTCGACGCCATCCGGCAATTTGACGCGCTGCTCACTGAACGCGGCGACGAGTTCTACTTCCAGCCCTGTTTTTCGCCCGTCTGGGACACTGCCTACGCCGCTTTTGCCCTGGGCGAGATGGGTCAGGCGCCGCCGGAGAGGCTGCGGCTCGCCGCCGACTGGCTCATCGCGCGCGAGGTGCGCCACAAGGGCGACTGGAGCGTGAAGCGGCCGGACCTTGAGCCCTCCGGCTGGGCCTTCGAGTTCGCCAACGAGCACTACCCGGACATCGACGACACCGCCATGGTGCTGCTGGCGCTGTTGCACGCAAAGGCCAGCGACCCGGAGGCCCAGGCGCGTTGCGAGCGGCGCGCCGTCAACTGGCTGCTGGGCATGCAGTCCAAAGACGGCGGCTGGGCAGCCTTTGACGTCGACAACGACTGGCAGCTCCTCAACAAGGTGCCCTTCGCCGATCACAATGCCATGCTCGACCCCACCTGCCCGGACATTACCGGGCGCGTACTGGAGTCGCTGTGCCGCCGGGGCCTTGTCCACTCTCACCCCGCCATCCGCCGCGGGGTTGAATACCTGCTCAGCACTCAGGAGCGGAACGGGAGCTGGTATGGGCGGTGGGGAGTCGATTACATCTACGGCGCCTTCCTGGCCATGCGCGGACTCCGCTATTCGGGCGCGCCCGGCGTGTTGGAAGCCGTCCGGAAGGCGGCCCGATGGCTGGCCGCCGTGCAGAATCCGGACGGCGGTTGGGGCGAAAGCTGCGCCAGTTACGCGGTCGACCACTTCGTGCCCGGCCCCAGCACGCCGTCGCAGACGGCCTGGGCGCTGCTCGGCCTGCTCGCTGCCGGCGAGTCCTATTACGACGGCGTGCGCCGCGGCATCGAGTACCTCATTGAGACGCAGCAGGCAGACGGGACCTGGAAAGAGGACCTGGCCACGGGCACCGGTTTCCCGAACGTTTTCTACCTGCGCTACACGCTTTACAGCAAGTACTTCCCGATTCTCGCCCTCACGATGGCCCGCCGCGCGCTGGGTCAGAACGAAGCCGCCGTGCTGCATGCCGCCGGCGGCCTGGCGAGCTGATGGGCGAGCCAGGAAAGCGGACTTGCGGGTCGGCAAACGGCTAGAATCGAATCATGCGCACACCGCTCATTGCCGGCAACTGGAAAATGTACAAGACGCCGGCGGAAACCAGAGAATTCTTTGTCCGCTTCCTGCCGCTGGTGGAGAAATCCACCCACGCCGATATCGCCATCTGCCCGCCGTTTATCGACATTCCAGCGGCGGTCGAGGTGGCTTCCGGCAGCCGCGTCGGCATTGGCGCGCAGAACTGTTTCTGGCAGAACAAGGAGGGAGCCTTTACCGGCGAGGTAACGCCGGCCATGCTGAAGGCTGCCGGCTGCCAATATGTGATCATCGGTCATAGTGAGCGCCGGCAGTACTTCGGCGAGACCGACGAAACGGTGCTCCAGCGGACGCGCGCGGCGCTGGAGGCGGGCCTGACGCCCATCGTCTGCGTGGGGGAGTTGCTCGAGGAACGCGAGGCCGGCCGCACAAACGAAGTCCTGCAACGGCAGTTCGAGGGCGGCATTGCGGGATTAAGCGCGGAGGAGTTTTCGCGCATCGTCATTGCCTATGAGCCCGTCTGGGCCATCGGCACCGGCAAGGTGGCCACGCCCGAAACGGCCGAAGACGCGCACCGCTTCCTGCGCGGATTGGCCGAGGCGAAATATGGGAAGCAAGCCGCTGCGGCGCTGCGAATTCTCTACGGCGGCAGTGTGAAGCCGGACAACATCCGGGGCCTGATGGCGCAGCCGGACATCGATGGCGCACTCGTCGGCGGCGCCTCGCTCAAGCCGGAAGATTTCGCGGCCATCGTGAATTTCTAGGCGCCTGTCGGGCTTGATCGGCCCGGAGGTTGCGCTGGACCCAGGCCCGCCTGGATTGTATTGGCCGGCGGAGAAAACGCGGGCTCGGCCGCAAGCCTGGCTGATCCGGATTTCGTGTTCCGGCGGAATTCCATCGGCACGCCGGCGTGACGCATGGGAGGAGCGGAAGAAGCGATCTCCACGGTGCTGGCGGTTCTGAAGCGCGTGCCGCCGGCGGCGGATCGCAGCAACCGCCGGCCGCCGGACTAACCCTCGCCTCCCGATCTCGAAGCCCGGCGCCGCTTGCGCACCGCGGGTTGAGTGCGGCGGATCGTCTTCTGCGCCGAGGCCCACTGGCCGAGGCGGTATTCGCGGTGGTACCCGGCGGTGAGGTTGAAAATGACGACGGTGACCGAGCCGCCGGAGTCGACCATGTAGGCTTCCTCGATCCATTGCCGCGCCGCCTCCGGACTGCGCTCCACGGCGATGTTTTCAAGGTCAGCGACGCTGGCAAGCCGGGGATCAAACGGGAACCGGATTTCGTCCCAGGCGGTAATGTCGCCGGCCGGCTCGCCCGAGGGCGTGCGGTGGGAGCATTCCAGGTAACGGAAGTGTCCGATGTTGTGCACCGGCGAATACCGGCGGGTGCGTTTGATCGGAGAAGCCCCGGGCGCGGGGAGTTCCAGGCCCTGCTCAAACAGAGGATCAAACACGACGGCGCGGCCCCCTTCGGCCTCGCGCCAGACGCCGAAGAAGCGCGTGAAGCGCTCGCGAAGCACCGCCGGCGCGTGGGCCGAGGCCTGGATGGCCAGGCCGATGGCCGTGGCCGAGCGGGTGTAGGCGGAGCGCTTGACGCGGCGGCCGAAGCGCTCGCGCAGCAGGCGGCTCACCAGCGGCAGCTCACTGGCGCCGCCGGTGACATAGAGGGTGATGGGCGCGGTCTGCGGTGCGCGCTCGAGCAGGTCCTCGGTGGCGTGCAGCGTCTCTTCCACAAGCGGCGTTAGTTGCTCGTAATACTCCGCCACGGGGACGGAGACAAGCGGCCAGCCCGGGCGCACGCGGTCCAGGTCAATCATCAGCCGGCGCGTGTTGGGATGAAGCGCCTCTTTCTTTTCCCGGCATTCCTCGAGCAGCAGAAATTCTTCCGCCTGCGAAAGCGAGGGGCGCTCGGCGGAGAGTCCCGCCTTTTCCAGCGCCAGGGCAGCGAGTACGTCGTCGAAATCGTCGCCCCCGAGCGTCGGAATGCTCTCGGTGGCCTCGACGACATGGGTGTTTCCATCGCGGTAGACCAGCGAA
Encoded here:
- a CDS encoding serine/threonine dehydratase, giving the protein MEEITLDTIRQAAERIAPLAQRTPVWRSRSFDEKAGIQAFFKCENLQKGGAFKIRGAANFIFSMPEAERRRGVVAYSSGNHAQAVAIAARHAGIAATLVMPQDAPRSKVEATAAQGARIVLYDRLRESREEIGRRIAAETGATLVPPFDHPWIIAGQGTCALELLEQQPDLDALVVCLGGGGLLAGCAIAARSLRPDIRVFGVEPEIANDYWLSLQRGEPVEIAPPATIADGLRTTKPGQWNFPIIRRLVDGVLLVSEQEIREAAKFILTRMKLVVEPSGAVGAAAVLAGKLPGSFRRVGIVLSGGNVDLETLAAL
- a CDS encoding 2-hydroxyacid dehydrogenase, which codes for MKSHTLLVLNDPAAPHLRWLERLPPNTRIAAGLVPEAFQNLAPEADVMLVGAAPRELFEQVFLMAPRLKWVHVLWAGLDGLLFPALLESPVMLTNGRGVFARSLAEFVIAGMLWFAKDICRMRRQQHERRWEKFVVEELHGKRLGIIGHGSIGRAAAALAAAFGMKVVGVGRLSPREEFDEIIEQSDYILVSAPLTEQTRGLVGEAEFRRMKPNAVLINVGRGPVVDEQALLEALRERRIRGAVLDVYTEEPLPPDHPLWAMDNVLLSPHCADNTPTWLDEAMQLFVDNFDRFTRGEPLRNLVDKKAGY
- a CDS encoding drug/metabolite exporter YedA produces the protein MRRSPQFWAYAALISVCFFWGTTYLGIRMALEMWPPMTLVAVRFLLSGSILLLGAIAMGARLPRGRELALTALYGVMILGLGNGALVLAETWIPSGMAALIITVSPFWMVGLNALLPPREPLHGPTLAGMLIGLLGVGLLVGPGALAGGAAGAAMIQGALVLQAGCASWSLGSLLQKRLPAKAHPIVAGGVQQLAAGLAFVPLALLFPGEIHFSPRGLAALLYLVTFGSIVGYSSYVVALERLPVAVVSLYNYVNPVVAVILGWVFYREPFGWREALAMAVIFTGVGIVKRIQDNR
- the fruK gene encoding 1-phosphofructokinase, whose protein sequence is MILTLTANPAIDRNVTVDRLVFDDRAYILDTRKSPGGRGINASCVIHAYGGQTLAIAISGGKAGRQFEEYLSCCGFPCELVRIRSEIRMNLTISDRHGLTIKLNEIGPELSPAEVTRLEKAVRARLKGSSWLMLCGSLPPGVPADFYARLIRAAEEAGVQTLLDADGDPLEAALEAKPTVVTPNQQEAERLLNRALLTRVHFLEAAERIRGMGARNAVLSLGARGAVGAFEDGSVWQAVPPRVDALCPIGAGDALAAAYVWALTRGTTKPEALQWGVAAGTASARLPGVSFATLEQTREIFDRVTVQRAA
- the poxF gene encoding phenol hydroxylase — its product is MDAVLVSYTEIAPEVRHFVFEVPEVAQLRAEPGQFVSFRGEVNGRRVTRAYSLAGLPSGNRFELCLNRVREGLFSPWLFALEPGGRVEMQGPLGYFTPRRPFRDAVLVATGTGIAPFRAYLQAPEVVDSGASITLLFGARYEQGLLYREEFERLAAGNPRFRYLPTLTRPSPGWQGRVGRVQAHLDDALGGRSGLDVYICGMKEMVDEVRAMLKQRGFDRKQILAEKYD
- a CDS encoding deoxyguanosinetriphosphate triphosphohydrolase-like protein, with the translated sequence MRLSRLRFPHTAMRGRRHPEPPHPYRNEFQRDRDRIVHARAFRRLEDKTQVFSERLSDHFRNRLTHTIEVTQIARTVASVLGLDEDLTEALALAHDIGHPPFGHSGEEALDRQMRRYGERFDHNVNALRLVESFEQRYARFPGLNLTFEVREGIVKHSRDFEPGENPELDEFLPGLRPPLEAQLIDLADEIAYNTADLDDGWSAGLFTMEQIAAEVPGYQAIIDGLRRAFPAAGEREIFFESVRRLIDLLATALIEGTAANAEASGAATVDDVRRLPRLAGMTPEAAEVNRGLKRFLFNHLYSIPMLAEERRHATEQIGALFEFFMDHPEELPENHQKRLEHFPVHRVVCDYIAGMTDGYFRRTAARLLR
- the shc-1 gene encoding squalene-hopene cyclase → MDSVWFENVNRRVTRRTVSVAAATRQSLAQACTQSLERAGEALLDLQKPEGYWCGDLLADTTLESDYILLQLWLYPPDATGWHPPTLERVRKAARSILRRQLPDGGFDIYPGGPADPSASVKAYAALKLAGIDPESAEMQRLRDCILRLGGVQAANSYTKINLSLFGLYPREHVPTIPPELVLLPGGVLYEMSSWTRAIVVPLSIVQSRGGTRPVPPGFHLNEIIAPGKSFRLPRRDKLSFLFLGIDRGLKIWQDRGNARVKNAAIRAAEKWLIDHTRWSEGLGAIYPSMMYLIMALDALGYPRDHPDLVDAIRQFDALLTERGDEFYFQPCFSPVWDTAYAAFALGEMGQAPPERLRLAADWLIAREVRHKGDWSVKRPDLEPSGWAFEFANEHYPDIDDTAMVLLALLHAKASDPEAQARCERRAVNWLLGMQSKDGGWAAFDVDNDWQLLNKVPFADHNAMLDPTCPDITGRVLESLCRRGLVHSHPAIRRGVEYLLSTQERNGSWYGRWGVDYIYGAFLAMRGLRYSGAPGVLEAVRKAARWLAAVQNPDGGWGESCASYAVDHFVPGPSTPSQTAWALLGLLAAGESYYDGVRRGIEYLIETQQADGTWKEDLATGTGFPNVFYLRYTLYSKYFPILALTMARRALGQNEAAVLHAAGGLAS
- the tpi gene encoding triosephosphate isomerase; this encodes MRTPLIAGNWKMYKTPAETREFFVRFLPLVEKSTHADIAICPPFIDIPAAVEVASGSRVGIGAQNCFWQNKEGAFTGEVTPAMLKAAGCQYVIIGHSERRQYFGETDETVLQRTRAALEAGLTPIVCVGELLEEREAGRTNEVLQRQFEGGIAGLSAEEFSRIVIAYEPVWAIGTGKVATPETAEDAHRFLRGLAEAKYGKQAAAALRILYGGSVKPDNIRGLMAQPDIDGALVGGASLKPEDFAAIVNF
- a CDS encoding molecular chaperone, whose protein sequence is MRLGIDFGTTRIVAAAADRGNFPVVSFECPDGAAREWAPPLIAVQEGRRLYGWDAWAAQGVDGVTVLRSIKRVLASSGPETLVELAGQSVRLATLLEELLVWLKNALLERSSLPRRGAATLEVLLGVPANANSNQRFLTAEAFRAAGFRVLGLLNEPSAASIEYTHRTSQEGLSAPQRILVYDLGGGTFDASLVYRDGNTHVVEATESIPTLGGDDFDDVLAALALEKAGLSAERPSLSQAEEFLLLEECREKKEALHPNTRRLMIDLDRVRPGWPLVSVPVAEYYEQLTPLVEETLHATEDLLERAPQTAPITLYVTGGASELPLVSRLLRERFGRRVKRSAYTRSATAIGLAIQASAHAPAVLRERFTRFFGVWREAEGGRAVVFDPLFEQGLELPAPGASPIKRTRRYSPVHNIGHFRYLECSHRTPSGEPAGDITAWDEIRFPFDPRLASVADLENIAVERSPEAARQWIEEAYMVDSGGSVTVVIFNLTAGYHREYRLGQWASAQKTIRRTQPAVRKRRRASRSGGEG